The genomic DNA CAGGCGCCTATCCGCGTGGTCGCTGACGTGACGCGCGCCGGCTACAACCTGGTCAACGGGCGCAGCGTCGATGACACCTCATCCATCGATTCCGGCAGTTGCGGCGACCGACTGGCGTGCCAGACCTGGACCTCTCCGCAGGCTGCCGTCACCTGGGCTACGCGTGTGCTGGGCGAGCAGGAACAACGCACCTGCGAGAGCTGCACCAAGACGCAGACCACGCCCGGCGTCGGTCTGACACCGCTCATTCAGGAAGAGTACGAGACCAAGCTGGAGAGCTTGCAGGAACTGATCTCGGGCAGCAAGTCGATGAGCTTCGACAACCTGCAGGCGGCCAGCAGCACCTCGTTGCCGATTACCCGTGGCGTGATCGAGGCGCTGCGTGATGAACCCGATCAGGACATCCTCGCAAGGCGTCTCGCTTCCGAGGTTGCGCTCGCCAGCGTGCTGGAAAAAGCATTGCTGCTTCAGCGCACGCTGCTGACCGGGCGGATGGAGCCGAATGTGGCCGCGAACGAAATGGCCCAGGAGGCGGTCACGCAGGAGAGCAACATTCTCGACCGCGAGATCAACAACCTCAAGACTGAGCTCGAACTGCGCCGTGAGCTGGCCAACAACTCCCCGATGCAGATCATCCAGCGCCACAGCACCCGGGCTGCGGGTTCGCGGGGTGTGTACCAGGGCGATCCCATCCCCAATCGCCTCGATGAATTGCAGCGCTCGCAATCGGGAGGAAGCAATCCATGATCCCGGCCTGGCTTCGCATGCGGTGGTTGTTCAATCGCCGTGTCGGCTTCGCGTTGCTGTGGACGATCCTGCTGCTTGTTGTGGCGATCTCCATCAACCTGATTGGCATCCGTGTGCTTGGCAGTATCGAAGGCTGGCAGCGCTGGATGGACGACCATACGGGCTATTTCCTGGCCTGGCGTCTGCTGCTTTATGCGGGCCTCGCCTGGGGTTGGCTCTGGATGCGTAAACGGGTCCTGGCTCGCGAACCTGGTACGGAACCACACCAGCGCCTCATCCGTGTCGAAATCGCCGGCGTGGTGGCTCTGGCCGTTCTGGAAGGCAGCCTGCTGCTGCAGTCCACTTGATGAGCGGAGGACACGATGACGCTCTATACGTCCGATTATCTGGAGTATTACCTGACACTGGTTGGGTGGATCGTTCATAACGGCATCTGGTCGGTCCTGGTCGCCAGCGGCTTGTTTGCGCTCCCGTTTATCGCGATCGTCATTCAGGAATGGCTGAAAGCACGCGCGGAGGGAGCTGACGAGGGCAACAAGGGCGTGCTTTCCTCGATGCGGATCGAAAACCGGGTGTTCGTCGCCATCGTGGTGATCATGTTCGCCGGCATTCCGTTCATCGATGTGGATCTCAACACCATCAGCTTCGATCAGTCCCGCTCCAGCCAGTGCCAGGTGAACGTTCCCGCGCCCAGCGATACAGGTTGGGGCCAGTCATTCACCACGCTCAACAACCAGTCGGCCAAGGTGCCGGTCTGGTGGTTTTTCATGCACTCGATCTCCAAGGCTGTCACCGGTGCCGCCGTCGCGGCGATCCCGTGCGGAACCGACCTGCGGCAGATGAGGATGGACATCGACAACACCCGTATCGACGACCCCTTGCTGGCTCAGGAAGTGACAGATTTCGCGCTCAATTGCTACGGTCCCGCCCGAGCCAAGCTGTTCATGAACCGCCCGACTCTGAGCGAAGAGCAGATGGCGGACGTCAGCTGGATCGGCTCCAATTACTTTGTCGACACGCCCGGCTACTACGACACTTATCGCTCAAGCACGCCTCGCGAGTCATGGCCGTACGATGACAGCCGTGATGCGGGGCTGACCGAGGTGCCTAGCGGCGCCGGTTACCCGAACTGCCGGGAATGGTGGTCGGATGGTTCAACCGGACTACGTGCGCGCCTGCTGGCTCAGGTCGATCCCAATCTGCTTTCACGCATGGCGAACTGGGCTGGCTTCATCTCCAGGACCGAGCTGGACGATTCCGTGATCCGCGCCATCGCGGCCCCGCGGCAACAGAAACTGAACCAGGGCGCCGTCTACACCGACTACGGCGGCCAGATCGACAAGACCTTGCCGAATGTCGTTACCCGAGCCGCGGGCGATGTGGGGATGGCGGTGGGTGCCGTGGGGTTCTTCCCGGCGATGGACGTCATGCGTCAGGCTTTGCCCATGGCGTTGTCACTGCTCAAGATGGCGCTGGTGATTTGCATTCCGCTCGTGCTGGTGATCGGCACCTACGACCTGAAGACCGTGGTGACCGTCAGCGTGATCCAGTTCGCCCTGTTCTTCGTGGATTTCTGGTTCCAATTGGCAAGGTGGGTCGACTCCACGATCCTGGACGCGCTCTATGGCTGGGGATGGGGCTACAACCGTCCGATGACCTATTTCGACCCGGTGATGGGGCTGAACAATGCATTCGGGGATCTGCTGCTGAACTTCGTGATGGGAATGATGTTCCTTGTGCTACCAACTTTTTGGGTTACTACGCTTACTTGGGTGGGAATTCGAGCTGCTGGCGTAGTTGCTGGATTGGCAAGCGCAACGAAAGATGCCACTGCGGCTGGAGGAAAAGGACCTAGCGTTATCTCCAGCAAGCTGAAATAACTTAACGCTTACAGATCTTTTTCATCAGGGAAATCGGGGTGGTCCGTGTCGTTATAAGGCACAGGATCGTACCAGGGCATTTCCCTGAGATCATCATGCCTAGTGGATGGCCACTTATCTTCCTCTGCATCAGCGCCTTGTCCGGCTGACCAGGCAACTGCGACAACGAACAGGAGCAGCAAGGCCAGCCAGAAGGCGACGCAGAGGAGAACGCCAAGCACCGCGAGCCTGGCAAGCCATGGGAGAGCCGACGCCACCAGTCCGGGGACGCCTTGCGCAACCAGCCAGCGAGCAGCCTTCTTTTCCAACCGTGTATAACCACGCCAGGCACGCCCCATGCCGCTACCGAGCCGATAGGCCCATCCCTTGTTGTGTGCGTGCGTTGCCATGGTCATATCCTCGCTTCTCACTGTTGCATTAGTTCATCGTCGAAATATCTTCCTGTGTCGTTCGCAGACGGGTTGGAGGCACTGCTTTCTTACTTCAGACCTCCACAAGGGAGCTTTGTTCGTTCTAGTTTCTCAAGCACCTGGATCAACGCTTCCACGGATCGATCACTGTGATGCCACAGTCCACGAAGTCCTTGACGTTGCGGGTTGCCAGGCTGGCGCCTCGCGACTTTGCGATCGCCGCGATCATGGCGTCGAACTGGCTGATCGGCTTGCCCGCCAGTTTGCGTGACGCTGCGATTTCGGCGTAGGCATCGGATGCGTCATTGTCGAAGCCCAGCACCTGTCCGGCCATATCCGAAGCAAAGATGCCGTGAATCGCCTCCATGAGCGCGGCCTTGCGTTGGCCGTCCGGCAGCAGGCGCACGCCATACAGCAACTCCGCCCGCGTGACTGTCGTGGTGAACAGCGCTGAGCGAGGTTGCTGAGCCAGCCAGGTCAGCGCAAGTGCATCGGGAGCTGGGCGAAGTGTCTCGGACAGAACGTTGGTGTCGAGGACGATCATGCATCAAACTCCGGCGGGTTACGAATGGCATCCCGCGCCGGCAGGTCTAGCTCGATCCCGCCTAGCGGCTCTACCCGCGCACGAATAGCCTCGATCAAAGAATTGCCGCGTGCAGTCTCGGTCGATAAAGCCGCCCGCAAGATGTCGCGAGCCTCATCTTCCATCGAACGGCCATGCTGAGCGGCTTGCACGCGCAGACGCGCTTTCAGCCCCTCGTCAATGTTCCTGATGGTCATCGTGGTCATTGCCATGTCGCACCTCCATTAGTCATTGATGACATATTAGTCACCGACTAACGGAAACGCAAGGTGGCAGCTCTCACATCGGCCTGCTTGTGCGACAGCAGGGATCGCATCGGCCGTAGGCGGATATCAATGCTGTGTGGCAGGCATCAGGTCGCCCGCAGTATCGAGATCAACGCGCCTCAACTTCTCCAGCAGATCAAAAAATTCGCGTTCGCCCCCAGAATGCGGGTGAACACCGCACACTGGCAGATGAGAGAGTCGAGCAATAGGCGCTGGTCCAGTGCGGTATCGCATTCCGCTACGCCCGACATGATGAGCGCATACGCGCGTTGCGCGTGAATGCTGGTTCTGTTGTTGTCTGAATGATCCATGTTGTCCCCTCCGTGGCCTTGTTCCCCTGCGCCGCCCGGAATGGAATCCGATAGATGGCGGCGACCCGCAGGGGTGAGAAACCGGCTGATACCAGACCGGCCAGACGCGAACGTCTGCCCTACGGATCGCCATAACGCGACCCGCTGGTATCAAGTTCGGGTTCTCACACCCGGCGCCTATGAGTGGCGCACCGCAAGGATTGCACATCGCAATTTGCTGGAGCAATAAAAAGATCAATTTTTTCCGCTAGATAAGGCCAAATTCTGTCGCAGCCTAGAACTGCCGTACGAAGGCATCTTGGACGACGACAAAGGGACTGCATCCGTGCCGCATTCCTGCTCGCTGGAACTGGCCCAGAGGGCTATATCAAAGGGTTTCGGCAAGGGCAAAAGGTCGTCAAGGGGCAAGGGAATGGGGCCCAAGGGGAATGGGCCTATCCGGAAAAGGAAAAGGCTCCCCGCCGACCGCAATTTCAGGTGCTTTCATGTTCGCGCTGTTCCAACGAAAACGACCCGTGCAGGCCGCTACCACAGCGCCCGCCACTGCAACAAAGGCCAAAGGGCTGATGCGACCGGAACCGGCCGCATCGCTGCTGGCCACCGCGCGCCGGCAGAAGCTGCTGGAGCACATATGGCAGCGAACATCACTCTCGCGTCAGCAATTCGCAGTGCTGTACCTCGGCCCGTTGGAACGGTACGCCGAGTTGGTCCAACAGTTTCCAGCGTCGGAATCGCACCACCACGCCTATCCCGGCGGCCTGCTTGACCACGGGCTTGAGATCGTCGCCTACGCACTCAAGCTGCGACAGTCCCACCTTCTCCCAGCCGGGGCGACACCGGAAGATCAAGCCGCGCAGGCCGAGGCCTGGACAGCCGCTACAGCCTATGCGGCGCTGCTGCATGACATCGGCAAAATTGCAGTCGATCTGCACGTCGAGATGAACGACGGCAGTTTGTGGCACCCCTGGCATGGACCGTTGCAGCATCCATACCGCTTTCGCTATCGGAAGGATCGCGAGTACCGCCTGCACAACGCCGCGAGTGGATTGCTTTACAACTGCGTGCTCGATCGCGAGATCCTGGACTGGCTCAGCAGCTACCCCGAACTGTGGGCGGCGCTGCTTTATGTCCTGGCCGGCCAGCATGAGCACGCCGGAGTATTGGGCGAACTGGTCACGAATGCCGATCGGGCTTCCGTGGCGCAGGAACTCGGCGGAGATCCCGCCAAGGCGATGGCTGCACCGAAGCATACATTGCAGCGCAAATTGTTGGAGGGGCTTCGCTACCTGCTCAAGGAAGAGTTAAAGCTGAATCAACCACAGGCCTCGGACGGTTGGCTGACGCAGGATGCCTTGTGGCTTGTTTCCAAGACTGTCTCGGACAAGCTGCGCGCACATTTGCTGTCTCAGGGCATCGAGGGTATTCCGGCCAACAACACGGCCGTCTTCAATATCCTGCAGGACCACGGCATGCTCCAGGCCACGCCGGATGACAAGGCTATCTGGAAAGCGGTCGTCACCAGCGACACTGGCTGGACCCACACGTTCACTCTGCTTCGGCTTGCACCAGCATTGATATGGGAAGGCAGTGAACGCCCGCCGGCGTTTCAGGGAACCGTGGAAGTGGTGCAGGATGACACCTCTACGGCGGATGCATCCCCCGCTTCACCAAACGTTGCGGAGCAGCCTTTGCCGTCCACCGGCTCGGCAGCTGCTCCAGCGCTCTCCGCTCCTGGACCTGGTACGCAGGCGGCCAGC from Trabulsiella odontotermitis includes the following:
- a CDS encoding integrating conjugative element protein — translated: MTSSSTLALSKHFRRGLLVCALTAACSGAAAQTSVNEYGLQHRGSVIGDDVLYSIGGGRAVSMTGAANMRSIGVGVGWNSNLICGDMSLTTTLQNQLNGITNGFQTIMSNVIQNATSAVASLPALIIQRADPGLYNLLTNGVLQARLDFDRSKLTCRAIANRMADMAGGQLGWDQLAEGMALKKAVASTDAVSAIEEAESSKGNEGVPWVGGDNAGGSGQAPIRVVADVTRAGYNLVNGRSVDDTSSIDSGSCGDRLACQTWTSPQAAVTWATRVLGEQEQRTCESCTKTQTTPGVGLTPLIQEEYETKLESLQELISGSKSMSFDNLQAASSTSLPITRGVIEALRDEPDQDILARRLASEVALASVLEKALLLQRTLLTGRMEPNVAANEMAQEAVTQESNILDREINNLKTELELRRELANNSPMQIIQRHSTRAAGSRGVYQGDPIPNRLDELQRSQSGGSNP
- a CDS encoding conjugal transfer protein TraG N-terminal domain-containing protein — its product is MTLYTSDYLEYYLTLVGWIVHNGIWSVLVASGLFALPFIAIVIQEWLKARAEGADEGNKGVLSSMRIENRVFVAIVVIMFAGIPFIDVDLNTISFDQSRSSQCQVNVPAPSDTGWGQSFTTLNNQSAKVPVWWFFMHSISKAVTGAAVAAIPCGTDLRQMRMDIDNTRIDDPLLAQEVTDFALNCYGPARAKLFMNRPTLSEEQMADVSWIGSNYFVDTPGYYDTYRSSTPRESWPYDDSRDAGLTEVPSGAGYPNCREWWSDGSTGLRARLLAQVDPNLLSRMANWAGFISRTELDDSVIRAIAAPRQQKLNQGAVYTDYGGQIDKTLPNVVTRAAGDVGMAVGAVGFFPAMDVMRQALPMALSLLKMALVICIPLVLVIGTYDLKTVVTVSVIQFALFFVDFWFQLARWVDSTILDALYGWGWGYNRPMTYFDPVMGLNNAFGDLLLNFVMGMMFLVLPTFWVTTLTWVGIRAAGVVAGLASATKDATAAGGKGPSVISSKLK
- a CDS encoding DUF3742 family protein encodes the protein MATHAHNKGWAYRLGSGMGRAWRGYTRLEKKAARWLVAQGVPGLVASALPWLARLAVLGVLLCVAFWLALLLLFVVAVAWSAGQGADAEEDKWPSTRHDDLREMPWYDPVPYNDTDHPDFPDEKDL
- a CDS encoding type II toxin-antitoxin system VapC family toxin: MIVLDTNVLSETLRPAPDALALTWLAQQPRSALFTTTVTRAELLYGVRLLPDGQRKAALMEAIHGIFASDMAGQVLGFDNDASDAYAEIAASRKLAGKPISQFDAMIAAIAKSRGASLATRNVKDFVDCGITVIDPWKR
- a CDS encoding FitA-like ribbon-helix-helix domain-containing protein → MAMTTMTIRNIDEGLKARLRVQAAQHGRSMEDEARDILRAALSTETARGNSLIEAIRARVEPLGGIELDLPARDAIRNPPEFDA
- the mobH gene encoding MobH family relaxase, with the translated sequence MFALFQRKRPVQAATTAPATATKAKGLMRPEPAASLLATARRQKLLEHIWQRTSLSRQQFAVLYLGPLERYAELVQQFPASESHHHAYPGGLLDHGLEIVAYALKLRQSHLLPAGATPEDQAAQAEAWTAATAYAALLHDIGKIAVDLHVEMNDGSLWHPWHGPLQHPYRFRYRKDREYRLHNAASGLLYNCVLDREILDWLSSYPELWAALLYVLAGQHEHAGVLGELVTNADRASVAQELGGDPAKAMAAPKHTLQRKLLEGLRYLLKEELKLNQPQASDGWLTQDALWLVSKTVSDKLRAHLLSQGIEGIPANNTAVFNILQDHGMLQATPDDKAIWKAVVTSDTGWTHTFTLLRLAPALIWEGSERPPAFQGTVEVVQDDTSTADASPASPNVAEQPLPSTGSAAAPALSAPGPGTQAASVDGVDALLDLLGTPDVTLPSTTASPNEPTETGTTQDQEPELPPAAPSTAEVKNETQVPPSGEHFIAWLRQHISTRKLIINDAKALVHTVSDTVYLVSPGLFQRYAQEHPKTAFLAKQENVADWQWIQKAFEKLQLHRKQDSGLNIWTCEVTGPRKSRRLHGYLLADPTRLFDEVPPNNPYLTLATTTSPTASGVY